The proteins below come from a single Faecalibaculum rodentium genomic window:
- a CDS encoding DUF1292 domain-containing protein has product MQDNQIIIEDRTYDILFTFRSPDQKLFLLLQDGEQVFAVRYEEDEAGQPELYPVTDRQIERITAAYNQAVQDTFYANGIPYRRQTETAGFVLAASEDRPLVYVPFSRETREPVYLDEAGLQFVRESLRAQLELDRQVLLEAKPGIDDPEKIQGEAVCEFDGISVYLNFRLDQAGELVFVEHGKPVVRHDRQEELQQRFLDWEKTQYREAAAVTVENAPGAPDPAAFAA; this is encoded by the coding sequence ATGCAGGACAATCAAATCATCATAGAAGACAGGACCTACGACATCCTGTTCACCTTCCGGTCTCCGGACCAGAAACTCTTCCTGCTGCTCCAGGATGGAGAGCAGGTCTTCGCCGTCCGGTACGAAGAAGACGAAGCCGGACAGCCGGAGTTGTACCCGGTCACCGACCGGCAGATCGAGCGCATCACCGCCGCCTACAACCAGGCTGTACAGGATACATTCTACGCCAATGGCATCCCTTACCGCCGGCAGACGGAAACCGCCGGGTTTGTCCTGGCGGCCAGCGAAGACAGACCTCTTGTCTATGTGCCCTTTTCCAGGGAAACCCGCGAACCGGTGTATCTCGATGAAGCAGGGCTGCAGTTTGTCAGGGAAAGCCTGCGGGCGCAGCTGGAACTGGACCGGCAGGTGCTGCTGGAAGCAAAACCGGGAATTGACGATCCGGAAAAAATCCAGGGAGAGGCTGTCTGCGAATTCGACGGCATTTCCGTGTACCTGAATTTCCGGCTGGACCAGGCCGGAGAGCTGGTGTTTGTGGAACACGGCAAACCGGTGGTCAGACACGACAGACAGGAAGAGCTGCAACAACGGTTTCTGGACTGGGAAAAGACCCAGTACCGGGAAGCTGCAGCGGTCACTGTGGAAAACGCTCCGGGCGCACCGGATCCGGCAGCTTTTGCGGCCTGA